The following is a genomic window from Saprospiraceae bacterium.
ATCATTTATACAGGCAGCGGAGGAAGCATCCATCTCCAGACTTTATGGCGGTATACATTACAGGGACGGCATTGATCAGGGAGTTTGGCAGGGAAAAGAAGTGGGTAAGTTGTCCATATCAAAACTAAAGAAATACTATCAACTCATCAGCAGGCAAAAACAATAACAGTTAGAATTGGTAGTTTTATCCTAAATTTTGAATTTTTTCGCTCGGCTCCACCTCCGCTTCATTATACAGATCTCCTACGGTAAACTCATTACTCTTTCGCAATAAGTGTCATCATTTACTACCCTTTTTTACCTCCAACTATTGGGCTTCCTAATTCTACTTTGTCATCTTCAAAAATCTAAGTCAATTACACTTTCATCAAAATTTAATCAACCGGAAACCTGATAATTTTTGATAGTTAAAGATTCCTAATAATGGCGACAGAATTATTTTAATAATAAAGACATGTGTATCATCGTCTTTAGAAAAATAAATTCTCGTCGGTATAAATGTATGGGTAAATTAGGGTCACAACTGTTGGGTTAACCCAACAGTTTTCCAATCAATCGGAATGTCCGTATAATTTGACAAAGTAGAACTAATCCAATGCTCACTAATCCAATGCTCACTAACACACAAGGTAAGCCTTTTATGATATTTCTGTCCGTACAGTCATTGTTTTGTCGCTCCGATTTACATCGGTCTTCTTTTGGCTTCCTTTAGATTCCACTTCAGAGTGGACACCCTTGCCTTTGACTAACACTTCCCATTGACTGGCGTATTCGGGACTTTAACCCTATAGTGTAATGGTATGCTTAGCGCATATAAAGAAAAGCGAAGGTTAAATGTTTTTAACCTTCGCTTTTCTTTATACACAATTTTGATTTACCCTTTACATATCAAAACTAAACCACTTGATGACGAAATTCAATACAGGGTTATGTGAATATTATCTTACAAACACGGGCCATTTCAATCTTTTATTGACATTATCGCCAATGGCTCTACCCAACTGTAAGCCCTTGCTATTGTCCATAGGGTAATGGATGCCCCCATAGAGGCGACTATTGGCACATTCTTCAGCCATCACATCAAAATTGGAGAAGCTTCTGGCAAAAAATCCATATTTTAGCTGACTATAATCTGTAAACTGGAAATTGCCATCTCCTTTGGTAAACATCGCAGCCAATATTCTGGAACCGGCACCCATCTCACATGAATGACCTGATGTATATGCCGGAAATGGAGGTGTACCAAGCAATGTTTTCCATGCGGGATCGATATGTCTGTTGATATATGTAACCGGTCTCAAAAGCACATGATCATATTTTCCCTTCCAGCAAGCAATAAAGGCATCGTTTTCTGCAATTCCAAGTCTTGCAATAGCGACACTCGTTTTTGCAAGAGTTGCTTTTTCTTCAAATAGTATTTGTGTCAGGATATTAAAAGTATGCCCGGCAGGTGTACAAGTGGCAAAAGGATCATCAGACCAGTATTTGGCTATTTCAACCTGTTCTGTGGTATTGTTTTTGACCTGATTGTAAGTAGCTATTGCTTCTCTATAAAACTCAGAGTCTTTTGATTCTGAAAAAACAACAGGCATGGGCACTTTTGTTTTTTCAACATTGACATCCATGAAAGGTCTGTTATTTCCCCATCTTGGACAAAGTGGGTCTTTGACACTTCCGGTAGGGACCCAACAATATGCATCAGTAGGAATGACGTATGGTTTTTGAAATGGTTCCAAATAAGCTTCATGACCACCATCTGCCTTTGAATAATCATAAACAGCATCAGCCACTTTTTGTCCAAATGCCACTGATCGGTCTACTATCTCTGTATTAACGGATGTAGACATTTCCTTTAAATTAGCTTTCTCCATATCTTCAATATTAAGTTTGTCTGCAGCCTTAAGATTCTTGTCATACATATACAACATCATTTTGGCGACAGCAGCATTGGATGCAATAGCCCAATTGTATTCCAAATGAGATTCAGGAACAGGCAAGGTAAAACTTTGAAATCCTTTTAATTGAGACTGTAGTGAAACAGCTCCTTCAATTCCATGTCTTACTGCTTCGTAATTGGTTATGGAGATATAGCCATACGCTCTTGCTGCTTGTGGAGGAAAAAATCCGGGTGTATTTTTTGTAGTGGTACAAATAAGGTCATAATAGTCAATAAGATGATTTGCTGAGTACGATTCCACATCCGGACTTTTAACTTCGCTTTCATCCTTTGAACATGACTGGAAAAACCCTACAAGTATAAACAAAAATACAAACTTGTAAATATTTTTAGGTAGACAAATTGAACAGTACATAATTTATTTTTAAGTGTTTATAAATTAAATAAATATTTAATATGTATATATCAAACATTGTGCCACTTTTTAATATGACACTCTATTCCGATATTACCCCTATTAAAATTCAAATTATTTTCTGTTCACTATAGATAATGAAATGAGCTTATTTTGAGCGAAAAGAGTCAAATTTAGCAGTCCGCCACTGCGGAAAGGCAATTCGACGAAAAATTTAACGAATTTGCAGTCAAAATAAGACGTTTTATTGCTTACAGATATTTTTTAAACAAACTCTAAAGCGGATAGCTCGGGCTAAAGGTATCGCCCTGAAAACAAAAAAATTCTTATATTTGCATTTTTAAGCATTCAAAGTATAAAAACCCAATCTCACAGTGATAGATTTTTGTCACCTGCACTCACACACACAATATTCGCTGCTTGACGGCGCTTCTGATATAAAGACATTGATGAAAAAAGCAAAGGCTGATGGTCAATCTGCTGTTGCAATTACAGATCATGGCAATATGTTTGGCGTATTTAAGTTTGTAAAAGAAGCCAACGCCAAAGACATAAAACCAATCATCGGTTGTGAGTTTTATGTATCAGAAGACAGACACATCAAAAGTTTTGAAAAGTCCCGTGGCCAGAAAGATGTACGCTATCATCAATTGATGTTGGCCAAAAATACTATTGGCTATCAAAATCTGACCAAACTTTGCTCTCTCGGATATACGGAAGGGCTATACGGCAAATACCCAAGAATCGATAAAGAACTGATCCTGAAATATCATGAAGGACTCATCGCCACATCATGCTGTATAGGAGCCGAAATACCACAAACTATATTGACGGGAAATACAGAGCTCGCAGAAGAAAGACTCAAATGGTGGATTGACCTTTTTGGAGATGATTACTACATAGAGCTACAAAGGCATCGTGGCATGGAAAAGATTGATGATACTGGTATGAGTCAGGAAGATGTCAATCAGGTGCTGCTGGGATTTGCAAAGAAATACAACGTCAAGACCATAGTGACCAATGATGCACACTATGTAGAAGAAGAAGATTATGCTCCTCACGACGTATTGTTGTGTGTCAATACGGGTTCGCTACTCGAAGATAAAGAACGATTTAAATTTCCGAGTTCTGATTTTTATTTCAAAACTAAGGCAGAGATGAATACGCTCTTTGGTGATGTGAAAGAGGCTGTTGAGAATACTATGGAAATTGCATCTAAAATAGACGATATCAAGCTGACTCGGGATATCTTGTTACCTGCGTTTCCCCTACCCGCAGGATTTGATACCCAGGAATTGTTCTTAAGACATTTGGCCTTTGAAGGAGCTAGAAGAAAGTACGGCACGATAAGTCATGTAGTTGAAGAGCGACTCAATTTTGAGCTGGATGTCATTACCAAATCAGGATATTCTGGTTATTTTTTGATAGTACAGGATTTTACTACTGTAGCTCGTGATATGGGCGTCTCGGTGGGTCCTGGTCGAGGATCAGCCGCGGGTTCATGCGTAGCATATAGTTTGGGTATCACCAATATAGATCCCATCAAATACGATTTGCTTTTTGAGCGTTTTCTCAATCCGGAGAGGGTATCTATGCCCGATATTGACATTGACTTTGATGATGATGGCAGAGACAAGGTCATCAATTATGTCATCGATAAATATGGCAAAAATCAGGTGGCGCAAATCGTCACTTATGGTACTATGGCTGCAAGGTCTTCACTGCGGGATGTAGGCCGCGTGATGAATATTCCGCTCAATGAAGTGGATAGAGTGGCTAAGATATTTCCATCCCATCTCACTGCTACATTGGCAGGCGTACTGGCAGAAAAAGATATCGAAGCTAAACAAAAGGAGGTCTTCACCAGTGAAGATAAGGAAAAAGCCTATGAATTCCGAAAAATGTCTGAGGAAAAATCCGAAATCGGTGAGATGATCCGGACAGCCAAAAAACTGGAAGGGTCGGTCCGAAATACAGGAATCCATGCTTGTGGTGTGATCATCACACCGGACGATATCACCAATTTTGTACCTGTATCTGTAGCTAAGGATTCTGAGCTTTTGGTATCTCAATATGACAACTCTGTAGCTGAAGAAGCAGGATTGCTCAAAATGGACTTCCTTGGTCTCAAGACGCTAACCATCATCAAAGATGCACTGGAAATAATTAAAGAGAGATATGGTACTGACCTGGATATCGACAGTATCTCTCTGGAGGACGAAGAGACTTTTAAACTTTTTCAGCGCGGAGACATGGTCGGCATCTTCCAGTATGAATCTCCCGGTATGCAAAAA
Proteins encoded in this region:
- a CDS encoding vanadium-dependent haloperoxidase — protein: MYCSICLPKNIYKFVFLFILVGFFQSCSKDESEVKSPDVESYSANHLIDYYDLICTTTKNTPGFFPPQAARAYGYISITNYEAVRHGIEGAVSLQSQLKGFQSFTLPVPESHLEYNWAIASNAAVAKMMLYMYDKNLKAADKLNIEDMEKANLKEMSTSVNTEIVDRSVAFGQKVADAVYDYSKADGGHEAYLEPFQKPYVIPTDAYCWVPTGSVKDPLCPRWGNNRPFMDVNVEKTKVPMPVVFSESKDSEFYREAIATYNQVKNNTTEQVEIAKYWSDDPFATCTPAGHTFNILTQILFEEKATLAKTSVAIARLGIAENDAFIACWKGKYDHVLLRPVTYINRHIDPAWKTLLGTPPFPAYTSGHSCEMGAGSRILAAMFTKGDGNFQFTDYSQLKYGFFARSFSNFDVMAEECANSRLYGGIHYPMDNSKGLQLGRAIGDNVNKRLKWPVFVR
- the dnaE gene encoding DNA polymerase III subunit alpha, with the protein product MIDFCHLHSHTQYSLLDGASDIKTLMKKAKADGQSAVAITDHGNMFGVFKFVKEANAKDIKPIIGCEFYVSEDRHIKSFEKSRGQKDVRYHQLMLAKNTIGYQNLTKLCSLGYTEGLYGKYPRIDKELILKYHEGLIATSCCIGAEIPQTILTGNTELAEERLKWWIDLFGDDYYIELQRHRGMEKIDDTGMSQEDVNQVLLGFAKKYNVKTIVTNDAHYVEEEDYAPHDVLLCVNTGSLLEDKERFKFPSSDFYFKTKAEMNTLFGDVKEAVENTMEIASKIDDIKLTRDILLPAFPLPAGFDTQELFLRHLAFEGARRKYGTISHVVEERLNFELDVITKSGYSGYFLIVQDFTTVARDMGVSVGPGRGSAAGSCVAYSLGITNIDPIKYDLLFERFLNPERVSMPDIDIDFDDDGRDKVINYVIDKYGKNQVAQIVTYGTMAARSSLRDVGRVMNIPLNEVDRVAKIFPSHLTATLAGVLAEKDIEAKQKEVFTSEDKEKAYEFRKMSEEKSEIGEMIRTAKKLEGSVRNTGIHACGVIITPDDITNFVPVSVAKDSELLVSQYDNSVAEEAGLLKMDFLGLKTLTIIKDALEIIKERYGTDLDIDSISLEDEETFKLFQRGDMVGIFQYESPGMQKYLRDLVPTRFEDLIAMNALYRPGPLQYIPDFIARKNGKQEIKFDLADMEEYLAETYGITVYQEQVMLLSQKLGGFSKGDADMLRKAMGKKQKAVLDKMFPKFIEGCKANGHPEDIVKKIWTDWEAFASYAFNKSHSTCYAYIAFQTAYLKAHYPAAFMASVLNHNKSDISKINFFLQETKRMKIDVLGPDINESNIKFAVNVKGQVRFGLSALKGVGEGPVEEIVKERKENGHFEDVYDMMRRLNLRSVNKKCMDSLVLGGALDSFGSINRAQYFEISGDRTETFIESLLKYGSNYQSQKESNQMSLFGDAMTQYIDSPKPPSVPEWSQIEKLEREKEVTGIYISGHPLDDYHLEFQHFINCPLEKADQVQGKLLKMGGIVTDATFGTSQKGTGYARFTIQDFTGSFQINLYNEKFESYKHLITKGQVLYIEGSNEKGYSQDRFFFNVKDIRMLDTIGKNMTKSVTVKLPLHIMNEKLVHELEHLCLQRVGPHTVKLKVVDEGDDIGVDLVATAMKVTADYQFVNELEMMGLAYKLN